A stretch of DNA from Candidatus Pseudomonas phytovorans:
TGGCCAGCTTGTCGAAGTACGGGGTGATGTTGTTGGGGCTGCCCAGCGCGCCCACCGAGTGGCCGGCGAAGCTCTCCATCAGGATCACCACCACGTTCTTGATCGGCAGGGTGCGCTCGGCCGGCGGCACGAAGTCGCGGCGGATGGCAGCCTCGTCGGCATCGACCAGGGTGTCGTGGGCGGTCAGCAGCTGTTCGCGCACGGTTTGCGTGGCCACGTTCTGCTCCAGTACCGGCTTCCAGATGTTGGCGCGGTCTTCACCGAAGCGGCTCTTGGCAGCGTCGATCAGGGTCAAGGTGCCGTTCAGGCCCAGCTGGTTGACGAAGTTGGAGTCGGTGGTGAAGGCATCACCCCAGCGCATTGGCGGGCCTTGGCGCAGGGTGCCACGGGCGGCGACCACGGCCACCAGCAGAATCACCATGAACACCGCCAGGCGGTTGTACCACGGGGCAACGCGGTGCAGGCCATCGCCACGGGTCGCGCGGTCGATACCTTTGAACAGCAAGCTCAACAGCCAGGTGCCGAAGGCCCAGGCCAACAGGTAGCGCACCACCGGGAAACCGTACCAGAGCATGCTCATGACGGTTTTCGGGTCTTCCTTGATGTACTGGAACACCAGGCCGTTGAGGCGCTGGTGGAACTCGCGGTAGAAGTCCATTTCCATCAGGCCGAGGAACATCACCACGCTTGAGGTGAGGGTCAGCCAGAAGCGGAACACGCCACGCCGGGCCATGGCCCAGGGGCTGAGGATGGCCAGCAGCAGCGGAATGCTGAGGTACACCACTACCCGCAGGTCGAAGCGCAAGCCGTTGAGGAAGCCTTCGGCAACCGTCGTATACGGGGTATCGCCGATCATGTCGCTGTTGTAGACCAGCAGCGCCAGGCGCACCAGGCTGAGCATCAGCATGATCACCAGGCCGCTGAGCAGCGTGTAGGCCAGGTGGGATTTCAGGGTCGGCGAAAACGACGTTCGCGCGCCCTGTTGCTTCAAGGCGTCCGTGTTAGCCATGAATGGGAAGGTCCTAGGATTGCGGTTTGCGGAGAGGCGGTGGCGCTAGACCAACGCAGCATTGTGCGGGAGCGGATTCTGTTTAAACCAATGTGAAAATTTTGTCACTGGGATGTTGCGGCTTTTGTCTGCTCCGGCCTCTTCGCGGGCACGCCCGCTCCCACAGGGTCATCACTGCCCTCAGGTTCGCTGATATCCCTGTGGGAGCGGGCGTGCCCGCGAAGAGGCCGGTACAGGCAATCAAATCCGCACATTCCCCCGCGGCCCGGCAATCGCCCAGATCACCAGCCCCACTACCGGCAGCAAGGCGATCAGCAGTATCCACAACACCTTGGCACCCACTTCGCTGCCACTCTTGATCACATTGAGGATGGCCCAGATATCCAGCGCCAGGATGATCAGCCCGACCAGGCTGTTGAACGTAGACCCCATGCCAAAACTCCTGTCCAAAGGCTTTGCTGCACAGCATAGCCAGCTATCGCGCCAATAGAAGGGAATCCTTGGCCGCTGGCGCCGGTCCCTGAGTAGACTGCCTGTATTCATTGATTCGAGGTTTGCATGCCACCCGCCCACACTCAGAGCGTCGCCCCACCCTCCCTGCTGCAGGCCTGGCGCCAGCAGGTCGCCAACACCCCCTGGCTCAGCGCCGGCCTGGGGCTGAGCCTGCTGGCGGTGGTCGTGCTGCTGGGCGCCAGCCTGTGGAACGCGGTGAACGGCGACCACGCCGACAACCTGCACCTG
This window harbors:
- a CDS encoding PLD nuclease N-terminal domain-containing protein produces the protein MGSTFNSLVGLIILALDIWAILNVIKSGSEVGAKVLWILLIALLPVVGLVIWAIAGPRGNVRI